The Pantoea phytobeneficialis genome has a segment encoding these proteins:
- a CDS encoding sugar ABC transporter substrate-binding protein: protein MNIKKALVTSLLVCMLPAAAMAKDLQVGVSMALFDDNFLTILRTSMQKEMQKDNIKGQVEDAKGDVAQQLQQVQNFIGQGVDAIIVNPVDTNAVKPVIDAASKAGIPLVFVNRKPAGELTDKMAFVGSDSELAGRLQMEALAKAMNGKGNVAILLGDLANESTRERTKGVEAVVAKYPNIKVVQKQTAKFTRNDAVDVVSNWLTAGDDIQAIASNNDEMAIGALQALGKNPNHILVAGVDGTPDALQMIKNGKMVASVFQDAKGQGEGAVQTAIKLVNGEKVQKIVDIPFQLITKDNYTKFASMNQK, encoded by the coding sequence ATGAACATTAAAAAAGCGTTAGTGACTTCCCTGTTAGTTTGCATGTTACCTGCCGCTGCAATGGCAAAAGATCTCCAGGTTGGTGTTTCTATGGCGTTGTTTGATGACAACTTTCTGACCATTCTGCGTACCTCAATGCAAAAAGAGATGCAAAAAGACAACATCAAAGGGCAGGTGGAAGACGCTAAGGGCGACGTTGCACAGCAGCTGCAACAGGTGCAGAACTTTATCGGGCAGGGCGTGGACGCCATCATTGTTAACCCAGTTGACACCAATGCGGTAAAACCAGTGATTGATGCAGCAAGCAAAGCCGGTATCCCGCTGGTCTTTGTTAACCGTAAACCGGCGGGCGAACTCACCGACAAAATGGCTTTCGTGGGTTCCGACTCCGAACTGGCAGGTCGTCTGCAAATGGAAGCATTAGCCAAAGCGATGAACGGTAAAGGTAACGTCGCCATCCTGTTGGGTGACCTTGCGAACGAATCAACCCGTGAGCGTACCAAAGGCGTTGAAGCGGTGGTGGCAAAATATCCGAACATCAAAGTGGTACAGAAGCAAACTGCAAAATTCACCCGCAACGATGCGGTGGATGTGGTGAGTAACTGGTTGACTGCGGGGGATGATATCCAGGCTATTGCCTCCAACAACGACGAAATGGCGATCGGTGCTTTACAGGCTCTGGGCAAAAACCCGAACCACATTTTGGTTGCTGGTGTAGATGGTACGCCTGATGCGTTGCAGATGATCAAAAACGGCAAAATGGTCGCCAGTGTGTTCCAGGACGCCAAAGGCCAGGGTGAAGGTGCTGTGCAAACCGCTATCAAACTGGTCAACGGTGAAAAGGTACAGAAGATCGTCGACATCCCGTTCCAGCTGATCACCAAAGACAACTACACCAAATTCGCCAGCATGAACCAGAAATAA
- a CDS encoding helix-turn-helix domain-containing protein: MGRTLEQLLADEKPSVVARAEKMATETLLNIHLAELREKVDKTQVEMATSLGVKQPTVAEMEKPGRDVKLSTLKRYVEAAGGKLRVDVELPDGSHYGFML; encoded by the coding sequence ATGGGTCGTACGCTGGAACAACTACTGGCTGATGAAAAACCCTCAGTCGTAGCCAGGGCGGAAAAGATGGCCACCGAGACGCTACTGAATATCCATCTCGCAGAACTGCGTGAGAAGGTGGATAAAACTCAGGTGGAGATGGCGACTTCTCTTGGCGTGAAGCAGCCGACCGTAGCCGAAATGGAGAAGCCGGGACGTGATGTCAAGCTGTCCACATTGAAACGTTATGTTGAAGCCGCAGGTGGCAAGCTGCGTGTTGATGTTGAGTTGCCGGACGGTTCTCATTACGGTTTTATGCTGTGA
- a CDS encoding sugar ABC transporter ATP-binding protein has protein sequence MTAFALEAEGISKFFPGVKALDNVSLRVKPGSVHALMGENGAGKSTLMKCLIGMYRPDKGTIRIKGEPVQFQDTMDALRSGISMIHQELNLVPHMTVAENIWLGREPMKYGFVDHALLNRQTQELLNKLNIRLKAERMVGELSIAAQQMVEIAKAVSWNSDIVIMDEPTSALTETEVSHLFTIIRDLREQGKAIIYISHKMDEIFSITDEISIFRDGAWVGSNSTTQFTRQSLITQMVGRELTQLFPKFNNAIGEEVLTVRNLNSKGRFQDVNFTLRKGEILGVAGLVGAGRSEVMESLFGMESFDSGEVLIDGVPVKIDSPSTAIEKGMAFLTEDRKKSGLFLVLSVLENMSIVNMPDYIGKSGFVSHMKMAQDCMEQIRKLNIKTPTMDQIINNLSGGNQQKVLIARWLLAQPKILILDEPTRGIDVGAKAEIYRLISELANRGVAIIMVSSELPEILGMSDRVMVMHAGRITGILNKEEADQETILSLASE, from the coding sequence ATGACCGCTTTTGCGCTTGAAGCCGAAGGCATCAGCAAGTTCTTCCCTGGAGTGAAGGCACTCGATAATGTCTCACTGCGAGTGAAACCGGGGTCGGTACATGCCCTGATGGGCGAAAATGGCGCGGGCAAATCCACTTTAATGAAATGCCTTATCGGGATGTATCGTCCCGATAAGGGCACCATCCGCATTAAAGGGGAGCCAGTGCAGTTTCAGGACACGATGGACGCGCTGCGTTCCGGGATTTCCATGATCCACCAGGAACTGAATCTGGTGCCTCATATGACCGTGGCCGAAAACATCTGGTTGGGTCGCGAACCGATGAAATACGGCTTTGTCGATCACGCGTTGCTTAACCGGCAGACGCAAGAACTGCTGAACAAACTGAATATCCGTCTCAAAGCCGAGCGTATGGTCGGTGAACTGAGCATCGCAGCGCAGCAGATGGTGGAAATCGCCAAAGCGGTGTCGTGGAACTCAGACATCGTCATTATGGACGAGCCAACCTCGGCACTGACAGAAACCGAAGTCTCGCATCTGTTCACCATTATTCGTGACCTGCGTGAGCAGGGCAAAGCCATCATCTATATCAGCCACAAAATGGATGAGATCTTCTCTATCACTGACGAAATCAGCATCTTCCGTGACGGTGCCTGGGTGGGCAGCAACAGCACCACGCAGTTTACCCGTCAGTCGCTGATTACGCAGATGGTAGGCCGTGAACTCACCCAGTTGTTCCCGAAATTCAATAACGCCATCGGTGAAGAAGTGTTGACGGTACGTAACCTCAACAGCAAAGGTCGCTTTCAGGATGTCAATTTTACCCTGCGTAAAGGCGAAATCCTCGGCGTTGCCGGGCTGGTGGGGGCCGGACGCAGTGAAGTGATGGAAAGCCTGTTTGGTATGGAGAGTTTCGACAGCGGCGAAGTGCTGATTGACGGCGTTCCGGTGAAGATCGACTCACCGTCCACTGCAATTGAAAAAGGCATGGCGTTCCTGACGGAAGACCGTAAAAAGTCCGGGTTGTTCCTGGTGTTGTCGGTGCTGGAGAACATGAGCATCGTCAACATGCCGGATTACATCGGAAAAAGCGGCTTCGTCAGTCATATGAAAATGGCGCAGGACTGCATGGAGCAGATCCGTAAGCTGAACATTAAAACGCCGACGATGGACCAAATTATCAATAACCTCAGCGGGGGGAATCAACAGAAGGTGCTGATTGCCCGCTGGCTGCTGGCGCAGCCGAAGATCCTGATCCTTGACGAACCGACGCGTGGTATCGACGTAGGCGCCAAAGCAGAGATCTATCGTCTGATCAGTGAACTGGCTAACCGTGGCGTCGCCATCATTATGGTGTCGTCAGAATTGCCGGAAATCCTCGGCATGAGTGACCGCGTGATGGTGATGCACGCAGGACGTATAACCGGCATCCTCAATAAAGAAGAGGCCGACCAGGAAACCATTTTGTCGCTGGCATCCGAGTGA
- a CDS encoding ABC transporter permease yields MKVTASQATEQTSFFGNLRHKLPKDTGIFVVMLGIALIFEIAGWYVRDQSFLLNTNRLVLIVLQVAIIGIIAVGVTQVIITTGIDLSSGSVIALTAVVAASLAQTSDSLSPMYPSLVNLPAAIPIVAGIGVGLLCGLVNGVLITRTGIPPFIATLGMMVSARGLAQYYTQGNPISFLSDGFTSIGQGAMPVIIFLVVAFLFHIALKHTRYGKYVYAIGGNMTSAKVSGINVNKYLIIVYTIAGALSGLAGVVLAARVSSGQSSMGLAYELDAIAAAVIGGSSLMGGVGRITGTLIGAVILGLIKSGFTFVGVDAYVQDIIKGIIIVAAVSIDMHRNRKKR; encoded by the coding sequence ATGAAAGTGACGGCCTCCCAGGCCACCGAGCAGACTTCGTTTTTCGGCAACTTGCGTCACAAGCTGCCCAAAGACACCGGTATTTTTGTTGTTATGCTGGGCATTGCCCTGATTTTCGAAATTGCGGGTTGGTATGTGCGTGACCAATCCTTCCTGCTGAACACTAACCGTCTGGTCCTGATTGTATTGCAGGTGGCGATTATCGGTATCATCGCGGTTGGGGTGACTCAGGTCATCATTACCACCGGTATCGACCTCTCCTCAGGGTCGGTAATCGCCCTGACGGCGGTGGTGGCGGCCAGTCTGGCGCAAACCTCCGATAGCCTGTCGCCGATGTATCCTTCGCTGGTGAACCTGCCTGCTGCGATTCCGATTGTCGCGGGGATTGGGGTAGGGCTGCTGTGTGGTCTGGTCAACGGGGTGCTGATTACCCGCACAGGTATCCCGCCGTTTATTGCTACGCTCGGGATGATGGTGTCTGCTCGTGGTCTGGCGCAGTACTACACCCAGGGCAACCCAATCAGTTTCCTGTCGGATGGCTTTACCTCAATTGGCCAGGGCGCAATGCCGGTTATCATCTTCCTGGTGGTAGCGTTCCTGTTCCATATCGCGCTGAAACATACCCGCTACGGCAAATATGTCTACGCGATTGGCGGCAACATGACTTCCGCCAAAGTGTCAGGCATCAACGTGAATAAGTACCTGATCATCGTCTACACCATTGCCGGGGCACTTTCTGGCCTGGCCGGGGTGGTACTGGCGGCGCGCGTCAGCAGTGGGCAATCCAGTATGGGCCTTGCTTACGAACTGGATGCCATCGCCGCAGCCGTTATCGGCGGTAGCAGCCTGATGGGGGGGGTGGGACGTATTACCGGCACCCTGATCGGTGCGGTGATCCTCGGTCTGATTAAAAGTGGCTTTACCTTCGTCGGTGTGGACGCCTACGTGCAAGACATTATTAAAGGGATCATCATCGTTGCGGCAGTGTCCATCGACATGCATCGTAACCGTAAGAAACGCTAA
- a CDS encoding AHH domain-containing protein has translation MYWYHTEINGLPDRVTNNCGDTVWQGVFSAWGRTTRERTGIDWDVPQNLRFQGQYLDRETGLHYNTFRYYDPCGGRYNQLDPIGLMGGLNVSAYVLDPLTWIDPLGLEGCSTRLGRNMMESMGLPRSTTWKGYQAHHIIPKELANHPALKKINYYIDDASNGIFLRKVDDAKSAMSRHQGNHHGYTDAVKDALDKININQSPANISKQVSAIQDTARRGMQDGVPIRSKDMYNSDIFGRDIEQVGRQRVYNLWSGIFG, from the coding sequence ATTTACTGGTATCACACCGAGATCAATGGGTTGCCGGATCGGGTGACAAATAATTGCGGTGACACTGTCTGGCAGGGGGTGTTTTCCGCCTGGGGACGCACCACACGGGAACGCACCGGCATTGACTGGGATGTGCCGCAGAACCTGCGCTTCCAGGGGCAGTATCTTGACCGCGAAACCGGTCTGCACTATAACACTTTCCGGTACTATGACCCGTGCGGCGGGCGTTACAACCAGTTGGACCCGATAGGGTTGATGGGTGGGTTGAATGTCTCAGCCTATGTGTTGGACCCTCTAACGTGGATAGATCCTTTAGGATTAGAAGGATGTTCTACTCGACTCGGTAGAAATATGATGGAGTCTATGGGCCTTCCACGTTCTACAACCTGGAAAGGTTATCAGGCGCACCATATTATACCGAAAGAATTAGCCAATCACCCTGCCTTGAAGAAGATAAACTACTACATTGATGATGCTTCTAATGGTATATTTCTCAGGAAAGTGGATGATGCAAAAAGTGCTATGTCAAGACATCAGGGGAATCATCATGGATATACTGATGCTGTTAAAGATGCGCTTGATAAAATTAATATCAACCAATCTCCTGCTAATATATCTAAACAGGTTAGTGCCATCCAGGATACGGCTCGTCGCGGGATGCAAGATGGAGTGCCAATAAGATCAAAAGATATGTATAACTCGGACATTTTTGGTCGAGATATTGAGCAGGTTGGCAGGCAGAGAGTATATAATTTGTGGTCAGGTATATTTGGGTGA